In Streptomyces sp. NBC_01707, a genomic segment contains:
- a CDS encoding PQQ-binding-like beta-propeller repeat protein, whose translation MVEQLTQHDPRRIGPFEVLGRLGAGGMGLVYLARSASGRRVAIKTVRTELAEDQLFRVRFTREVEAARAVSGFYTAAVVDADPRAAVPWLATAYVPAPSLEEIVNECGPMPTQAVRWLAAGIAEALQSIHGAGLVHRDLKPSNVLVVEDGPRVIDFGIASGVSNTRLTMTNVAVGTPAYMSPEQARDSRSVTGASDVFSLGSTLVFAATGHAPFHGANPVETVFMLLREGPDVEGLPDDLRPLIESCMQMDAALRPSPADLQAQLAPHLFASGSDDSGTASAWLPTSATAMIEQRRGGGRTAAPVASAPAPAPAPPPPPPHRPPGADWEPAWRSGADLRSPSPAPSLSRSPVQAPDGGGPVRLSGAKVSIGPGPRAGDVRAMAGAEAGPATGWVRPPAGLNGTAPVAAPPVPAPAHAPEAAPAGPDRWRPWRFRMSNDVWGTPVVAGDLLYVTSFEVHALDVGNGRRQFKTRDVAWSMALDGGRIHGSDGPSLYALDALTGAERWRLQTDAWVYSLKADRGTVVTGTRGGGVQAWEASTGEKLWETSGVQTDFETAEAGPAIHEGTVYLWQDARLRAVDARTGIERWSYPIGDAASCGGVPVRVTPAPDGHVYIAAGTRVLAVDIAAGRVRWHFESPAVFLSPPAFAPGPAVTGGGVYLADYLGTVYALDATTGKDRWRIATEARQSIEPVLVAAGNVHVGSGSALYTLDAVTGTPKWRFAAGGEVVGAPVVADGRVHFGSADHVLYTLDAAGGQLRWKLATGGEITGSPVAQGGVVYACSKDRCVYALDALKGTGTGNRART comes from the coding sequence GTGGTGGAGCAGCTGACGCAGCACGACCCGAGGCGGATCGGCCCGTTCGAGGTACTGGGACGGCTCGGGGCCGGCGGCATGGGGCTGGTCTATCTCGCCCGTTCGGCGTCGGGCCGACGGGTGGCGATCAAGACCGTACGTACAGAACTTGCCGAGGATCAGCTGTTCCGGGTCCGCTTCACGCGTGAGGTGGAGGCCGCCCGGGCGGTCAGCGGGTTCTACACGGCGGCCGTGGTGGACGCCGATCCGCGCGCCGCCGTGCCGTGGCTGGCCACTGCGTACGTGCCCGCTCCCTCGCTCGAGGAAATAGTGAATGAGTGCGGTCCGATGCCGACCCAGGCGGTGCGCTGGCTGGCCGCCGGGATCGCCGAGGCCCTGCAGTCCATCCATGGCGCGGGCCTCGTCCACCGCGACCTCAAGCCGTCGAACGTGCTGGTGGTCGAGGACGGCCCGCGGGTGATCGACTTCGGGATCGCGTCCGGTGTCTCCAACACCCGGCTGACGATGACCAACGTGGCGGTCGGCACCCCCGCCTACATGTCGCCCGAGCAGGCGCGGGACTCGCGCAGTGTGACGGGCGCCAGCGATGTGTTCTCGCTCGGCTCGACGCTGGTGTTCGCCGCCACCGGGCATGCGCCCTTCCATGGGGCCAACCCGGTCGAGACGGTCTTCATGCTGCTGCGGGAGGGCCCCGATGTGGAGGGCCTGCCCGACGATCTGCGGCCCCTGATCGAGTCCTGCATGCAGATGGACGCGGCGCTGCGGCCCAGCCCCGCCGATCTGCAGGCCCAGCTGGCCCCGCACCTCTTCGCCTCCGGCAGCGACGACAGCGGTACGGCGTCGGCCTGGCTGCCGACATCGGCCACGGCCATGATCGAGCAGCGGCGCGGTGGAGGGCGTACGGCGGCGCCCGTGGCGTCCGCACCCGCGCCGGCGCCTGCTCCGCCGCCCCCACCGCCCCATCGCCCGCCGGGCGCGGACTGGGAGCCGGCGTGGCGCAGCGGCGCCGACCTGAGATCCCCGTCCCCCGCACCCTCCCTCTCCCGGTCGCCCGTCCAGGCTCCGGACGGGGGCGGTCCGGTGCGGCTGAGCGGCGCGAAGGTGTCGATCGGGCCCGGGCCGCGCGCCGGTGACGTGCGTGCCATGGCCGGCGCCGAGGCCGGTCCCGCGACGGGCTGGGTGCGCCCGCCCGCCGGGCTGAACGGCACGGCCCCGGTCGCCGCCCCACCCGTACCCGCGCCGGCGCACGCCCCTGAAGCGGCCCCCGCCGGGCCGGACCGCTGGCGGCCCTGGCGGTTCCGGATGTCGAACGACGTGTGGGGCACGCCGGTCGTCGCCGGGGACCTGCTGTACGTGACGTCCTTCGAGGTGCACGCGCTGGACGTCGGCAACGGCCGGCGCCAGTTCAAGACCCGCGACGTGGCCTGGTCGATGGCGCTCGACGGCGGCCGCATCCATGGCTCCGACGGCCCTTCGCTGTACGCCCTGGACGCGCTGACCGGCGCCGAGCGGTGGCGGCTGCAGACGGACGCCTGGGTGTACTCCCTCAAGGCCGACCGGGGCACGGTCGTCACCGGCACGCGTGGCGGCGGCGTCCAGGCGTGGGAGGCGTCCACCGGCGAGAAGCTGTGGGAGACGAGCGGCGTACAGACCGACTTCGAGACGGCGGAGGCCGGGCCGGCGATCCACGAAGGCACCGTGTACCTGTGGCAGGACGCCCGGCTGCGCGCCGTCGACGCCCGCACGGGCATCGAGCGCTGGTCGTACCCGATCGGCGACGCGGCCTCCTGCGGCGGCGTGCCGGTCCGGGTGACCCCGGCGCCGGACGGGCACGTGTACATCGCCGCGGGCACCCGGGTCCTCGCCGTGGACATCGCGGCGGGCCGGGTGCGCTGGCACTTCGAGTCGCCCGCGGTCTTCCTCTCCCCGCCGGCCTTCGCACCGGGCCCCGCGGTCACGGGTGGCGGGGTGTACCTGGCCGACTACCTCGGCACGGTGTACGCGCTGGACGCGACGACCGGCAAGGACCGCTGGCGCATCGCGACGGAGGCCCGGCAGTCGATCGAACCGGTGCTGGTGGCGGCGGGCAACGTCCACGTCGGCAGCGGCAGCGCGCTCTACACGCTGGACGCCGTGACGGGCACCCCGAAGTGGCGCTTCGCCGCGGGCGGCGAGGTCGTCGGCGCACCGGTCGTGGCCGACGGCCGGGTCCACTTCGGCTCCGCCGACCACGTGCTCTACACGTTGGACGCGGCGGGCGGTCAGCTGAGGTGGAAGCTGGCGACGGGCGGTGAGATCACGGGTTCACCGGTGGCACAGGGAGGCGTGGTGTACGCGTGCAGCAAGGACCGCTGCGTGTACGCGCTGGACGCGCTGAAGGGAACGGGTACGGGGAACAGGGCGCGGACGTAG
- a CDS encoding VOC family protein — translation MAAFAHSAPCWVDVQLPDLEAGKRFYGELFGWTFRAGEEVDRGGPRADALSGGKLVAALAAKQDGRMPTAWGIYFATDDIVATVTRIRQAGGQVITEPVRVGGAGVLAQAADPGGAVFGLWQAGDRSGFEKQNEPGSFCWTEVYTRQKDRVDAFYEQVFGFRGTNLGSADADGPGRSEPGTGEPGTGGAGTTGAGADTSGEPATLGSGTGEPEAPRSETPESGTGGSDEDVPGVDFRMWSPAGSEPGPDTAIGGRSVITDAFPAEMPSYFLNYFAVADCDATAETGAHLGGRVSVPPFDIPYGRMAVLHDNQGAEFAVLQPPVSR, via the coding sequence ATGGCCGCATTCGCGCACTCCGCGCCGTGCTGGGTGGATGTGCAGCTCCCCGACCTCGAAGCGGGCAAGCGCTTCTACGGTGAGCTCTTCGGATGGACCTTCCGGGCCGGTGAAGAGGTGGACAGGGGCGGTCCCCGTGCCGATGCGCTCAGCGGCGGCAAGCTGGTCGCCGCACTGGCCGCCAAGCAGGACGGCCGGATGCCGACCGCGTGGGGCATCTACTTCGCCACCGACGACATCGTCGCGACCGTCACCAGGATCCGGCAGGCGGGCGGTCAGGTGATCACCGAGCCCGTCAGGGTGGGCGGCGCCGGCGTCCTCGCGCAGGCCGCCGATCCCGGAGGCGCGGTCTTCGGGCTCTGGCAGGCGGGGGACCGCAGCGGGTTCGAGAAGCAGAACGAGCCGGGATCCTTCTGCTGGACGGAGGTGTACACCCGGCAGAAGGACCGTGTGGACGCCTTCTACGAGCAGGTCTTCGGGTTCCGCGGAACGAATCTCGGCTCGGCCGACGCAGACGGGCCGGGCAGGAGCGAGCCAGGCACGGGGGAGCCCGGAACCGGCGGGGCGGGCACGACCGGGGCCGGCGCGGACACGTCCGGTGAGCCCGCGACCCTTGGGTCCGGGACGGGTGAGCCCGAGGCCCCCCGATCCGAGACACCCGAGTCCGGCACCGGCGGTTCCGACGAAGACGTGCCCGGGGTCGACTTCCGGATGTGGTCCCCGGCCGGCAGCGAACCGGGCCCCGACACCGCGATCGGCGGGCGCAGCGTCATCACCGACGCGTTCCCGGCCGAGATGCCCAGCTACTTCCTCAACTACTTCGCCGTCGCGGACTGCGACGCCACGGCCGAGACCGGCGCCCACCTCGGTGGCCGGGTCTCCGTGCCGCCCTTCGACATCCCGTACGGGAGGATGGCGGTCCTGCACGACAATCAGGGTGCCGAGTTCGCCGTACTTCAGCCCCCGGTGTCCCGATAG
- a CDS encoding TetR family transcriptional regulator has translation MTGQVRTVDGRVAGRRGQATRQKLLDCLSEMLSSSPYRDVKVIDVARKAGTSPATFYQYFPDVEGAVLEIADEMAKEGAGLTELVAGRSWVGKSGWQTAEELVEGFLDFWRRHDAILRVVDLGAAEGDKRFYKIRMKILNSVTNSLTDSVKDLQAKGKVDKDISPAAMAGSLVAMLAAVASHQKGFQTWGVKQTELKPNLALLVHLGITGKKPTK, from the coding sequence ATGACAGGACAAGTGCGCACCGTCGACGGCCGCGTGGCCGGTCGACGCGGACAGGCGACGCGGCAGAAGCTGCTCGACTGCCTCAGCGAGATGCTCAGCTCCTCGCCGTACCGGGACGTCAAAGTCATCGACGTCGCCCGGAAGGCAGGGACTTCACCCGCGACCTTCTACCAATACTTCCCCGACGTCGAGGGCGCCGTCCTCGAGATCGCGGATGAAATGGCCAAGGAGGGCGCCGGGTTGACGGAACTGGTCGCAGGACGCTCCTGGGTCGGCAAGTCCGGCTGGCAGACCGCCGAAGAACTCGTGGAGGGGTTCCTCGACTTCTGGCGGCGCCACGACGCGATCCTGCGCGTGGTCGACCTCGGCGCGGCCGAGGGCGACAAGCGGTTCTACAAGATCCGCATGAAGATCCTGAACTCGGTCACCAACTCCCTTACGGATTCGGTGAAGGACCTCCAGGCCAAGGGCAAGGTCGACAAGGACATCAGCCCCGCGGCGATGGCGGGCTCGCTGGTCGCGATGCTGGCCGCGGTCGCCTCGCACCAGAAGGGCTTCCAGACCTGGGGTGTGAAGCAGACCGAACTCAAGCCGAACCTGGCGCTGTTGGTGCACCTGGGCATCACCGGCAAGAAGCCGACGAAGTAG
- a CDS encoding nitroreductase family deazaflavin-dependent oxidoreductase, producing MAPGVRLIQKVSSTRTFARIAPHVIPAMDRTVHRLTRGKVLLSAQMLPGLILTVRGARSGQLRTTPLACMPTPEHGDGTWVLIGSNFGRTGHPAWTANLLAHPDDAVINWKGHDIAVRARLLEGAEREEVWRVALAFWPPYATYQARVEREIRLFRLERRATS from the coding sequence ATGGCACCCGGAGTCCGGCTGATCCAGAAGGTGTCCTCGACCCGCACCTTCGCAAGGATCGCCCCGCACGTCATACCGGCCATGGACCGCACCGTCCACCGTCTCACCCGCGGCAAGGTGCTGCTCAGCGCGCAGATGCTGCCGGGGTTGATCCTGACGGTGCGCGGGGCGAGGAGCGGGCAACTGCGGACCACCCCACTGGCCTGTATGCCCACCCCGGAGCACGGTGACGGGACGTGGGTTCTCATCGGCAGCAACTTCGGCCGTACGGGTCATCCTGCCTGGACCGCGAACCTGTTGGCCCATCCGGACGACGCGGTCATCAACTGGAAGGGCCACGACATCGCGGTGCGCGCCCGGTTGCTGGAGGGCGCGGAACGGGAGGAGGTGTGGCGGGTGGCGCTGGCGTTCTGGCCGCCGTATGCCACCTACCAGGCGCGGGTGGAGCGGGAGATCCGGCTCTTCCGGCTGGAGCGGCGTGCGACTTCGTGA
- a CDS encoding acyl-CoA dehydrogenase family protein, which translates to MDAAFTAEQDEIRRTLRELLVKRCGPGEVRSAVRTAHGYDGALWRQLAQDLGLPGLALAQEYGGVGCGPVELAVACEETGRALLPSPLLATAALAAPLIAALGTEAQRTALLPRIAAGELTATLAAPGGSLSTALGLTGDTTGGAWAGGGRAGGVQARPGPEGWRLYGEAARVLDGHSAGLLLVAAHTGGFPRSRTLLFLVRADTATGLARTRQTSLDETRPLARVELRDTAAELLGADDTVDAAGPAGALAAVGRTAAAVLAAEAVGAAASTLDRTVEYVKSREQFGRAIGSFQAVKHRLADLYVRVQAARSAAYYAAWDPTAGGLALAQALETLRITTAEAVQLHGGIGFTWEHEAHLYFKRAAADELLFGPVHRLRDHAAEQAGLFTQDAQGHGQGQAQGHGYGPRMGVAV; encoded by the coding sequence ATGGACGCCGCCTTCACCGCGGAGCAGGACGAGATCCGCCGCACCCTGCGCGAACTGCTGGTCAAACGCTGCGGACCCGGCGAGGTCAGGAGCGCGGTGCGGACCGCGCACGGATATGACGGGGCCCTGTGGCGGCAACTCGCCCAGGACCTCGGGCTGCCGGGGCTCGCGCTCGCGCAGGAGTACGGGGGAGTCGGCTGCGGGCCCGTCGAACTCGCCGTCGCCTGCGAGGAGACCGGCCGTGCCCTGCTGCCGTCCCCGCTGCTCGCCACCGCCGCGCTCGCCGCTCCTCTGATCGCCGCACTCGGCACCGAGGCCCAGCGCACCGCCCTGCTGCCGCGCATCGCCGCGGGTGAACTGACCGCGACCCTCGCCGCCCCCGGAGGCTCGCTCTCCACCGCTCTCGGTCTCACCGGCGACACCACCGGCGGCGCCTGGGCGGGCGGCGGGCGGGCCGGTGGCGTGCAGGCCCGGCCCGGACCGGAGGGGTGGCGGCTGTACGGGGAGGCCGCGCGGGTCCTCGACGGGCACAGCGCCGGACTGCTGCTGGTCGCGGCCCACACGGGCGGCTTCCCGCGCAGCCGTACGCTCCTCTTCCTCGTCCGAGCGGACACGGCGACCGGGCTCGCCCGCACCCGGCAGACCTCGCTGGACGAGACCCGGCCGCTGGCTCGCGTCGAGCTGCGCGACACCGCCGCGGAACTGCTCGGCGCGGACGACACGGTCGATGCAGCCGGCCCGGCGGGCGCCCTGGCCGCCGTCGGACGCACCGCCGCCGCCGTACTGGCGGCGGAGGCGGTCGGAGCCGCGGCGAGCACACTCGACCGGACCGTCGAGTACGTCAAGTCGCGCGAGCAGTTCGGCCGGGCCATCGGCTCCTTCCAGGCCGTGAAACACCGGCTGGCCGATCTGTACGTGCGGGTGCAGGCAGCCAGGTCTGCGGCGTACTACGCGGCCTGGGACCCGACGGCCGGAGGGCTCGCGCTCGCCCAGGCGCTGGAAACCCTGCGGATCACCACCGCCGAGGCCGTCCAGCTGCACGGCGGGATCGGCTTCACCTGGGAGCACGAGGCGCATCTCTACTTCAAGCGGGCCGCCGCCGACGAACTGCTCTTCGGGCCGGTCCACCGGCTGCGCGACCACGCGGCCGAGCAGGCCGGGCTCTTCACGCAGGACGCCCAGGGGCACGGGCAGGGACAGGCGCAGGGGCACGGGTACGGGCCGCGGATGGGGGTGGCGGTCTGA